From Streptomyces sp. Edi4, one genomic window encodes:
- a CDS encoding FtsX-like permease family protein has product MIRYAFSTLRYRKGGFIGAFLALLCAAALITACGTLLVTGLTGKIKTERYAAASIMVAGDQNVHSVQVQEKHGKKKVKRKAKPLDERVWLPAGITAKVAAVPGVKAAVPELEFPAHVVTGAGRIISGPDDEVSLGHSWQSAALTPFKLVDGNAPGAADQVVLDRELAARTGLKVGDRVTVQATGAPAVYHVSGIAAARGGDLQEQSSLFFSEQEAERLSGRPDQVSVIGVIPDQGAGQAELKSAIAGALDGTTAQIHSADDRGAVEFLGASKARVRLISMGGAIAAVSLLVSILVVVATFALSIQQRYRELALLRAIAATPRQIRGLIGREAAIIGLVAGGVGAVAGLPIAVWLHGEFVDFGTIPDALGLTLSPYPMLCAVMLTVLGAWAAARLSARRVARIRPAEALSEAAMETRPFVAKRLIPGAIFLVVGVVLLFVLSILHTEPASAPVTYLCVITLSAAVALLGPVIARVGTAALSPPLRLSRISGYLAVANSRTNLRRLSGALTPLTLLVGMTCTIIFVQSTLGHAAQSQARDGSRADYTIASSGPGVPGKAADKVRGLSGVTGVTEVVRSTVRVGLDKFQIQGVTLKGLDKTMDPGVVSGSLKDLSEGSMAVSEVAERIVGGVGSKVEVTMGDGSRVSLTVVAVYDRGLGFGDLTMAHDLVAAHVDNPLSSAVLVKADGTKKELASAVNGYPGVQVLDGDQADSLRADQQQSNAAVNFVAMGLIIAFTAIAVVNTLAMSTTGRAREFALLRLVGTTRRQVLRMLCLESLVIVLLAVIIGTVIAVATLTAFALGMTGSPAPYLSAITYAGIVAVAACLALAATMISARVSLAGKPADVIGARE; this is encoded by the coding sequence ATGATTCGTTACGCCTTCAGCACGCTGCGGTACCGCAAGGGGGGCTTCATCGGGGCCTTCCTCGCGCTGCTGTGCGCCGCGGCTCTCATCACCGCCTGCGGCACGCTGCTGGTGACGGGACTGACCGGGAAGATCAAGACGGAGCGCTACGCGGCAGCCTCGATCATGGTGGCCGGGGACCAGAACGTCCACTCGGTGCAGGTGCAGGAGAAGCACGGAAAGAAGAAGGTCAAGCGCAAGGCCAAGCCGCTGGATGAGCGCGTCTGGCTGCCGGCCGGTATCACGGCGAAGGTCGCCGCCGTCCCCGGCGTCAAGGCCGCGGTGCCGGAACTGGAGTTCCCCGCCCATGTCGTCACCGGCGCGGGACGGATCATCTCGGGGCCGGACGACGAGGTCTCATTGGGGCACTCCTGGCAGTCGGCGGCGCTGACGCCGTTCAAGCTTGTGGACGGTAACGCCCCTGGGGCAGCAGACCAGGTTGTACTTGATCGGGAACTCGCGGCGCGGACGGGTCTCAAGGTCGGCGACCGAGTGACCGTGCAGGCCACGGGCGCACCGGCCGTCTACCACGTGTCCGGTATCGCGGCCGCTCGGGGCGGCGATCTACAGGAGCAGTCGTCGCTGTTCTTCTCCGAGCAGGAGGCCGAGCGGCTGAGCGGGCGCCCGGACCAGGTATCCGTCATCGGGGTGATCCCCGACCAGGGGGCCGGCCAGGCGGAGTTGAAAAGCGCCATCGCCGGTGCGCTGGACGGCACCACCGCCCAAATACACAGCGCCGACGACCGCGGAGCCGTGGAGTTCCTCGGGGCGAGCAAGGCCCGGGTGCGGCTGATCAGCATGGGCGGCGCCATCGCGGCGGTCTCCTTGCTGGTGTCGATCCTGGTGGTGGTCGCCACCTTCGCGCTCTCCATTCAGCAGCGGTACCGGGAACTGGCACTCCTGCGCGCCATAGCGGCGACGCCTCGACAGATCCGCGGGCTGATCGGCCGGGAGGCCGCCATCATCGGTCTGGTCGCGGGCGGCGTCGGCGCGGTCGCAGGACTGCCGATCGCCGTGTGGCTGCACGGCGAGTTCGTGGACTTCGGCACCATTCCCGACGCGTTGGGGCTGACCCTCAGCCCGTATCCGATGCTCTGTGCGGTGATGCTCACCGTGCTGGGCGCCTGGGCGGCGGCCAGGCTGTCGGCCCGGCGGGTGGCGCGGATCCGCCCGGCTGAGGCTCTTTCCGAGGCCGCGATGGAGACCCGGCCCTTCGTCGCGAAACGGCTGATCCCTGGGGCCATCTTCCTGGTCGTCGGGGTGGTGCTGCTGTTCGTGCTGAGCATCCTGCACACGGAACCGGCCTCAGCACCCGTCACCTATCTGTGCGTGATCACGCTCTCCGCGGCGGTGGCACTGCTCGGACCGGTCATCGCCCGGGTCGGTACAGCGGCGCTCAGCCCGCCGCTCAGGCTGTCCCGGATCAGCGGGTACCTCGCGGTGGCCAACAGCCGGACCAATCTGCGGCGGTTGTCCGGCGCGCTCACTCCGCTCACTCTTCTGGTGGGGATGACCTGCACCATCATCTTCGTCCAGTCGACGCTGGGCCACGCGGCCCAGAGCCAGGCCCGGGACGGCAGTCGGGCGGACTACACCATTGCCTCGTCCGGGCCCGGAGTGCCCGGTAAGGCGGCGGACAAAGTGCGAGGGCTTTCCGGAGTAACCGGTGTCACCGAGGTCGTGCGCAGCACGGTCCGGGTGGGCCTGGACAAGTTCCAGATCCAGGGCGTCACACTCAAGGGCCTGGACAAGACCATGGATCCCGGGGTTGTCTCGGGCTCACTGAAGGACCTGAGCGAAGGCAGCATGGCCGTCAGCGAGGTCGCCGAACGCATCGTCGGCGGCGTCGGCAGCAAGGTCGAGGTGACCATGGGCGACGGATCCCGAGTGTCGCTCACGGTGGTCGCGGTGTACGACCGCGGGCTGGGCTTCGGCGACCTCACCATGGCCCATGACCTGGTGGCCGCGCATGTCGACAACCCGCTCAGCTCGGCGGTGCTCGTCAAGGCCGACGGGACGAAGAAGGAACTGGCCTCGGCGGTGAACGGCTACCCGGGAGTACAGGTCCTGGACGGCGATCAGGCCGACTCGCTCCGGGCGGACCAACAGCAGTCCAACGCCGCGGTCAACTTCGTGGCGATGGGGCTGATCATCGCCTTCACAGCCATCGCGGTGGTCAACACCCTGGCCATGTCCACCACGGGCCGCGCCCGGGAGTTCGCCCTGCTGCGCCTGGTCGGCACCACCCGGCGGCAGGTACTGCGGATGCTGTGCCTGGAGTCGCTGGTGATCGTGCTGCTCGCGGTGATCATCGGCACGGTGATCGCGGTGGCCACGCTCACCGCCTTCGCCCTCGGCATGACGGGCAGCCCGGCTCCCTATCTCTCCGCGATCACCTACGCGGGCATCGTGGCAGTCGCCGCCTGTCTGGCCCTGGCCGCCACGATGATCTCGGCACGCGTCTCCCTGGCCGGCAAGCCGGCGGACGTGATCGGCGCCAGGGAGTAG
- a CDS encoding ABC transporter ATP-binding protein produces MISQAVRLESVTKTYGRGSQAVTALDKVSIEIPRGTFTAVMGPSGSGKSTFLHCAAGLDRPSSGSVRISDEELTGMDETALTHVRRRRVGFVFQAFNLVPALTVRQNITLPLRLAGERADRGWLDEIIHRVGLTGRVNHRPSQLSGGQQQRVAIARALVTRPDVIFGDEPTGALDTVTAKEILTLLRACVDDAGQTVVLVTHDPVAASYAHHVLFLADGRIVDRTDRPTADQIAERMTRLGAWT; encoded by the coding sequence ATGATCAGCCAGGCCGTGCGGCTCGAGAGCGTCACCAAGACGTACGGTCGTGGGAGCCAGGCCGTCACCGCGCTCGACAAGGTGTCCATCGAGATTCCGCGCGGGACCTTTACCGCGGTCATGGGCCCCTCGGGTTCCGGGAAGAGCACCTTTCTGCACTGCGCCGCGGGCCTGGACCGGCCCTCCTCCGGCTCCGTCAGGATCTCCGACGAGGAGCTCACGGGCATGGACGAGACCGCGTTGACGCATGTGCGCCGGCGCCGGGTGGGCTTCGTGTTCCAGGCGTTCAATCTCGTGCCCGCGCTGACGGTCCGTCAGAACATCACCCTGCCGCTGCGCTTGGCCGGAGAGCGTGCCGACCGAGGCTGGCTGGACGAGATCATCCATCGAGTCGGGCTGACCGGGCGGGTCAACCACCGGCCGTCGCAGCTGTCCGGTGGTCAGCAGCAACGGGTTGCCATCGCCCGGGCCCTCGTCACCCGGCCCGACGTCATCTTCGGTGACGAGCCGACCGGTGCACTGGACACCGTCACGGCCAAGGAGATCCTCACGCTGCTGCGTGCGTGTGTCGACGACGCCGGACAAACCGTCGTACTGGTGACTCACGATCCGGTGGCGGCCTCGTACGCGCATCATGTGCTGTTTCTCGCCGATGGGCGCATCGTCGACCGCACGGATCGCCCAACGGCCGATCAGATCGCCGAGCGCATGACGCGTTTAGGGGCGTGGACCTGA
- a CDS encoding helix-turn-helix domain-containing protein, whose protein sequence is MPGEPRLREIADLAALKTLSHPRRYQIFQQLSLLGSATSAMLARELDLNTGATSYHLRELARYGFIEEVPKDAQAHGRERWWRVAPVDLRFPERSRQSAEIRPVIDEMNRRAYAADVELFEQLRRQSDDLAEWADAFLYSRGSMQLTLDELRSFFEEYIALINRFKRTGDEVPAGARTVLTRFFALPAPDPERIVTESSAPVVEPGAAFEPTSERNESP, encoded by the coding sequence ATGCCAGGAGAACCCAGACTGAGAGAGATCGCCGATCTGGCGGCACTGAAGACACTGAGCCATCCACGGCGGTATCAGATCTTCCAACAGCTCTCGCTGCTCGGCTCGGCCACGTCGGCGATGCTCGCGCGGGAACTCGACCTCAACACCGGCGCGACCAGCTACCACCTGCGCGAGCTGGCGCGGTACGGGTTCATCGAGGAGGTTCCCAAGGACGCGCAGGCGCATGGGCGGGAACGGTGGTGGCGCGTAGCGCCCGTCGATCTGCGGTTTCCCGAGCGGAGCCGGCAGAGTGCGGAGATCCGGCCCGTCATCGACGAGATGAACCGCCGCGCCTATGCGGCGGACGTCGAGTTGTTCGAGCAGCTACGGCGACAGAGTGACGATCTCGCGGAGTGGGCCGACGCCTTCCTCTACTCGCGGGGCTCGATGCAGCTGACCCTTGACGAACTGCGCTCCTTCTTCGAGGAGTACATCGCCCTGATCAACCGCTTCAAGCGCACCGGCGACGAGGTCCCGGCCGGGGCGCGGACCGTGCTGACCCGTTTCTTCGCGCTTCCGGCTCCCGACCCGGAGCGGATCGTGACCGAGAGCAGTGCCCCCGTCGTAGAACCAGGGGCCGCGTTCGAGCCCACGTCGGAGAGGAACGAGAGCCCGTGA
- a CDS encoding BCCT family transporter — translation MKRDPIDHSGSGTAPDGPPDEPAPSPDRTVIAVGVLAVAAVVAWAALGKSSFDSASSTALAWVLDNFAWLFVVAADTFLVLCLVLAISRYGRIRLGADDSEPEFTNLAWIAMMFSAGMGIGLMFYGVGEPLTHFLSPPPATGARPGTGDAARTALEYSFFHWTLTPWAIYGISGLALAYAGFRKQRGNRLSSAFVPLIGARRADGAPGKCIDLLAVFATVFGTATSLGLGALQVAEGLDITSGVSNSRTTQLVIIASLSAAFVLSAFSGLHKGVKWLSTINIVLAAVLMLFVFLLGPTVYVLDTIPASIGGYLHDLIPMASRTGAFTDRTWLGAWTIFYWAWWLSWAPFVGTFIARISRGRTIREFLIGVLLVPSGATIIWFCVMGGTAIRLEATGAADLAGAVKDGAEASLFGMLDALPIGTVTSYIAMALVMTYFVTSADSASLVMGSLTSRGSLHPPTWLVVMWGVLMAAVAAVLLVAGGLKSLQTATILVALPFVLVMLGLCWSLVKELREDPGAGPSRHGALHGLRDAVRAMVGDAITEQGPALHPRLRRAAKSRTEDDGSGRPQP, via the coding sequence ATGAAGAGGGATCCGATCGATCATTCTGGCTCCGGCACCGCGCCGGACGGCCCGCCCGACGAGCCCGCCCCCTCCCCCGACCGCACCGTGATCGCCGTCGGTGTGCTCGCGGTGGCGGCGGTGGTCGCCTGGGCGGCCCTCGGCAAGAGCTCCTTCGACAGTGCCTCCTCGACCGCGCTGGCCTGGGTCCTGGACAACTTCGCCTGGCTCTTCGTGGTCGCCGCCGACACGTTCCTCGTGCTGTGCCTGGTGCTCGCGATCAGCCGGTACGGACGGATCAGGCTGGGCGCCGACGACTCCGAGCCGGAGTTCACCAATCTGGCCTGGATCGCGATGATGTTCAGCGCCGGCATGGGCATCGGCCTGATGTTCTACGGCGTGGGCGAACCCCTCACGCACTTCCTCAGTCCGCCCCCGGCCACCGGCGCGCGTCCCGGTACGGGCGACGCCGCCCGCACGGCCCTCGAGTACTCCTTCTTCCACTGGACGCTCACCCCCTGGGCGATCTACGGCATCTCGGGCCTGGCGCTCGCGTACGCGGGCTTTCGCAAGCAGCGCGGCAACCGGCTCTCCTCCGCCTTCGTGCCGCTCATCGGCGCCCGGCGCGCGGACGGCGCGCCGGGCAAGTGCATCGACCTGCTGGCCGTCTTCGCCACCGTCTTCGGCACCGCCACGAGCCTCGGCCTCGGCGCGCTCCAGGTCGCGGAGGGACTGGACATCACCTCCGGCGTCAGCAACTCCCGGACGACCCAGCTGGTCATCATCGCCTCGCTCTCGGCGGCCTTCGTGCTGTCCGCCTTCTCCGGCCTGCACAAGGGCGTGAAGTGGCTGTCCACCATCAACATCGTGCTCGCGGCGGTGCTGATGCTCTTCGTCTTCCTGCTCGGCCCCACCGTCTACGTCCTGGATACGATCCCGGCCTCGATCGGCGGCTATCTGCACGACCTGATCCCCATGGCCAGCCGCACCGGCGCCTTCACCGACCGGACGTGGCTCGGGGCCTGGACGATCTTCTACTGGGCGTGGTGGCTGTCCTGGGCGCCATTCGTCGGCACCTTCATCGCCCGCATCTCGCGCGGCCGCACGATCCGCGAGTTCCTGATCGGCGTGCTGCTCGTGCCCAGCGGCGCCACCATCATCTGGTTCTGCGTCATGGGCGGCACGGCGATCCGGCTCGAAGCCACCGGCGCCGCCGATCTCGCGGGGGCGGTCAAGGACGGCGCGGAGGCCTCGCTGTTCGGGATGCTGGACGCGCTGCCCATCGGCACCGTCACCTCGTACATCGCGATGGCCCTGGTGATGACCTACTTCGTCACCAGCGCGGACTCGGCGTCCCTGGTGATGGGCTCGCTCACCAGCCGGGGCTCGCTGCACCCGCCGACGTGGCTCGTGGTGATGTGGGGCGTCCTGATGGCGGCGGTCGCGGCGGTGCTGCTGGTCGCGGGCGGCCTCAAGTCCCTCCAGACGGCGACGATCTTGGTCGCGCTCCCCTTCGTCCTGGTGATGCTCGGCCTGTGCTGGTCGCTGGTGAAGGAGTTGCGTGAGGACCCGGGCGCGGGGCCCTCGCGCCACGGCGCCCTGCACGGGCTGCGGGACGCGGTGCGGGCGATGGTCGGCGACGCGATCACCGAGCAGGGCCCGGCCCTGCACCCCCGGCTGCGCCGCGCCGCCAAGTCCCGTACGGAGGACGACGGTTCGGGGCGGCCCCAGCCCTGA
- a CDS encoding glycerate kinase translates to MTDGAVLETARVLVAADKFKGSLTAVQVAERVTAGLRRVVPDLRVDTLPVADGGDGTVAAAVAAGFERREALVTGPLGTPVTAAYAVRDGVAVVEMAEASGLQHLPEGVFAALTATTYGSGELLRAALDAGARTIVFGVGGSATTDGGAGMLAALGARFLNAAGAPVGPGGGALADLATADFSGLDPRFTDVELVLASDVDNPLTGPKGAPAVYGPQKGASPDDVAALDAALAHYAKVLEAALGAKAAEAALAPGAGAAGGIGYGALVALDAVFRPGIEVMLDVLGFGPALAGATLVITGEGSLDEQTLHGKAPAGVAAAARAAGIEVVAVCGRLALQPRQLGEAGIRRAYALTDLEPDPARCMAEAGPLLERVAQNIAGDFLR, encoded by the coding sequence GTGACGGACGGCGCAGTTTTGGAGACCGCCCGCGTACTCGTGGCGGCGGACAAGTTCAAGGGCTCGCTCACGGCCGTACAGGTCGCGGAGCGGGTGACGGCCGGGCTGCGGCGGGTCGTCCCGGATCTGCGGGTGGACACCCTGCCGGTCGCCGATGGCGGTGACGGCACGGTGGCGGCCGCGGTGGCGGCCGGATTCGAGCGCCGTGAGGCGCTGGTCACCGGGCCGCTCGGCACGCCGGTGACCGCCGCGTACGCGGTGCGCGACGGGGTGGCCGTGGTGGAGATGGCGGAGGCCTCCGGGCTCCAGCACCTCCCCGAGGGCGTCTTCGCGGCGCTGACCGCCACCACTTACGGCTCGGGCGAACTGCTGCGCGCCGCGCTCGACGCGGGCGCGCGGACCATCGTCTTCGGCGTCGGCGGCAGCGCGACGACGGACGGTGGCGCCGGCATGCTGGCCGCGCTCGGCGCCCGCTTCCTGAACGCGGCGGGCGCTCCCGTCGGCCCCGGCGGCGGCGCCCTCGCCGACCTTGCCACGGCCGACTTCTCGGGCCTCGACCCGCGCTTCACGGACGTGGAACTCGTCCTCGCCAGCGATGTCGACAATCCGCTGACCGGTCCCAAGGGCGCCCCCGCTGTCTACGGTCCGCAAAAGGGTGCCTCGCCCGACGACGTGGCGGCCCTGGACGCGGCCCTGGCCCACTACGCCAAGGTCCTCGAAGCCGCCCTCGGCGCGAAGGCGGCCGAAGCCGCGCTCGCTCCGGGCGCCGGCGCGGCCGGCGGCATCGGGTACGGCGCGCTGGTGGCCCTGGACGCCGTCTTCCGCCCGGGCATCGAGGTCATGCTCGACGTGCTCGGCTTCGGGCCCGCGCTGGCCGGGGCCACCCTGGTCATCACCGGTGAGGGCTCGCTGGACGAGCAGACCCTGCACGGCAAGGCTCCGGCGGGTGTCGCGGCGGCGGCCCGCGCGGCCGGCATCGAGGTCGTCGCGGTATGCGGCCGCCTCGCGCTCCAGCCCCGCCAGCTCGGCGAGGCCGGCATCCGCCGCGCCTACGCCCTGACCGACCTCGAACCCGACCCGGCCCGCTGCATGGCCGAAGCGGGCCCGCTCCTTGAGCGCGTCGCCCAGAACATCGCGGGCGACTTCCTGCGGTAG
- a CDS encoding MFS transporter, whose translation MTPPLDPRRWVVLAILSGSLLLIAMDTTILNVAFPSLVSDLQPSSVQQLWIIDVYALALSGLLVTAGALGDRWGRKRLLLAGFATFALASLIAVSATEAWQVIAARALLGVGGAAIMPSTLSILRDVFTDARERALAYAVWAAVFGGGMALGPVVGGLLVERNGWQSAFLINVPVALVIIAFGACLLPESRQPREGRWDWWGVGQSVVGMLALAGGIKQLGKGGPADPLAWVLLAVAALALTVFVRRQLRLAQPLFHVRLFTNRSFSIAAASIFLGMIALGSALFLVTQWFQYGQGYSPLEAGTRLLPAPLGLVVTSLVTPVLMHRLPIRHVIGGGLLLMTAGLALPWLFQQSGPLAYPGVAVALGVLGCGVGVATTAASVTLMASAPKEHVSGAAAVEETCYELGAAMGVAILGSVAAALYRTHLPRLALDDAATASVRDSVGEAAHVASSLGGRPGALLLEQASAAFTSGMTPTFLLAAALPLAAAVLAWAKIPGDLRPTENSH comes from the coding sequence ATGACACCGCCCCTCGACCCACGGCGCTGGGTCGTCCTCGCGATCCTTTCCGGCAGCCTGCTGCTCATCGCGATGGACACCACGATCCTCAACGTCGCCTTTCCCTCGCTGGTCAGCGACCTTCAGCCCAGCTCCGTACAGCAGCTGTGGATCATCGATGTGTACGCGCTCGCGCTCTCCGGCCTCCTCGTGACGGCAGGCGCGCTCGGTGACCGGTGGGGCCGCAAGCGGCTGCTTCTCGCCGGCTTCGCGACCTTCGCCCTCGCGTCCCTGATCGCGGTGTCCGCCACCGAGGCCTGGCAGGTCATCGCGGCCCGCGCGCTGCTCGGGGTGGGCGGCGCGGCGATCATGCCGTCCACCCTGTCGATCCTGCGCGACGTCTTCACCGACGCCCGCGAACGCGCCCTGGCCTACGCCGTGTGGGCCGCCGTGTTCGGCGGCGGCATGGCGCTCGGCCCGGTGGTCGGCGGACTGCTCGTCGAGCGGAACGGCTGGCAGTCCGCGTTCCTGATCAACGTGCCGGTCGCCCTGGTGATCATCGCCTTCGGCGCGTGCCTGCTGCCCGAGTCACGGCAGCCCCGCGAGGGCCGCTGGGACTGGTGGGGCGTGGGTCAGTCCGTGGTCGGCATGCTCGCGCTCGCCGGCGGCATCAAGCAACTGGGCAAGGGCGGGCCCGCCGATCCCCTCGCATGGGTCCTGCTCGCGGTGGCGGCCCTCGCTCTCACGGTCTTCGTCCGTCGCCAGCTGCGCCTGGCCCAGCCGCTCTTCCACGTGCGGCTCTTCACGAACCGGTCGTTCAGCATCGCGGCCGCCTCGATCTTCCTCGGGATGATCGCGCTGGGTTCGGCGCTGTTCCTGGTCACGCAGTGGTTCCAGTACGGCCAGGGGTACAGCCCCCTGGAGGCCGGGACACGGCTGCTTCCGGCCCCGCTCGGCCTGGTCGTCACCTCGCTGGTGACCCCGGTCCTGATGCACCGCCTCCCGATCCGGCACGTCATCGGCGGCGGCCTGCTCCTGATGACCGCGGGCCTCGCGCTGCCGTGGCTCTTCCAGCAGTCCGGGCCGCTGGCCTACCCCGGTGTCGCCGTGGCGCTGGGTGTGCTCGGCTGCGGTGTCGGCGTGGCGACCACCGCCGCGTCCGTGACCCTGATGGCGTCCGCGCCCAAGGAGCACGTCAGCGGCGCGGCCGCCGTCGAGGAGACCTGTTACGAGCTGGGCGCGGCGATGGGCGTGGCCATCCTCGGCAGCGTCGCGGCGGCGCTGTACCGCACGCACCTGCCGCGGTTGGCGCTGGACGACGCGGCGACCGCGTCCGTACGCGACTCGGTGGGCGAGGCGGCCCACGTGGCCTCGTCGCTGGGCGGGCGGCCGGGCGCGCTGCTCCTTGAGCAGGCGTCGGCGGCCTTCACCTCGGGCATGACCCCGACGTTCCTCCTGGCGGCCGCCCTGCCGCTGGCCGCGGCGGTCCTGGCCTGGGCGAAGATCCCGGGCGACCTCCGCCCCACGGAAAACTCCCACTGA
- the pssA gene encoding CDP-diacylglycerol--serine O-phosphatidyltransferase, which produces MTVIDPETQAGWVPEAESEDDVEEMPLSLRLSIADTLTLGNATCGFMAVYFTTTGILIPHLSGSQETGMARHSAATAVILMLLAAIFDLCDGLVARKLRSSPMGAELDNLSDLISFGLAPAYFVLVYGMVADDAHQRVAAVAAITVLLAVVLRLARFSCVTMKDGMFQGMPSPFGALTVVSIVLLELPFVPTLLAVIGVAWLMVSRVEYPKPRGVLAVAMLSWIIGAMGLLAAWAFDAPGGQMLLQTGCALQIVLAATIPLFATARRVNTFRGNRREARAAQLP; this is translated from the coding sequence TTGACCGTGATTGATCCCGAGACGCAGGCCGGCTGGGTGCCCGAGGCGGAGTCCGAGGACGACGTCGAGGAAATGCCGCTGTCACTGCGCCTGTCGATAGCGGACACCCTCACCCTCGGCAACGCCACGTGCGGGTTCATGGCGGTGTACTTCACCACCACCGGCATCCTGATCCCGCACCTGTCCGGCAGCCAGGAGACCGGCATGGCGCGGCACTCCGCCGCGACGGCCGTGATCCTCATGCTGCTCGCCGCGATCTTCGACCTCTGTGACGGTCTGGTCGCGCGCAAGCTGCGCAGCTCCCCGATGGGCGCCGAGCTGGACAACCTCTCGGACCTGATCAGCTTCGGGCTCGCCCCGGCCTACTTCGTGCTCGTGTACGGCATGGTCGCCGACGACGCCCATCAGCGGGTGGCGGCGGTGGCGGCGATCACCGTGCTGCTCGCGGTGGTGCTGAGACTGGCGCGCTTCAGTTGCGTGACGATGAAGGACGGCATGTTCCAGGGCATGCCGAGCCCGTTCGGCGCGCTCACGGTGGTCTCGATCGTGCTGCTCGAGCTGCCGTTCGTGCCGACGCTGCTCGCCGTCATCGGGGTCGCCTGGCTGATGGTGAGCCGGGTGGAGTACCCCAAGCCCCGGGGTGTCCTCGCGGTGGCGATGCTCAGCTGGATCATCGGGGCGATGGGTCTGCTCGCGGCGTGGGCGTTCGACGCGCCGGGCGGGCAGATGCTGCTCCAGACCGGCTGCGCGCTCCAGATCGTCCTGGCCGCCACGATCCCCCTCTTCGCGACGGCCCGGCGGGTGAACACGTTCCGCGGCAACCGGCGTGAGGCGCGGGCGGCGCAGCTGCCGTAG
- a CDS encoding phosphatidylserine decarboxylase, with translation MPHSQTSAPRDGFLKGRLARGASPWLLPTVATAALSLARSRHSKGAAIVAVPTTALAAGMLWFFRDPEREITQGRVISPADGVVQSIMPWKDGRTRVAIFMSPLNVHVNRAPLAGTVTSVEHIPGGYVPAFNKESENNERVVWHFDTELGDIEMVQIAGAVARRIVPYIPQGTKVEQGERIGLIRFGSRVDIYLPEGVEVAVEVGQATTAGVTRIDRD, from the coding sequence ATGCCCCACAGCCAAACCTCTGCACCACGCGACGGCTTCCTCAAGGGACGCCTTGCTCGCGGAGCATCGCCGTGGCTTCTGCCGACCGTCGCCACCGCAGCCCTCAGCCTGGCCCGATCCCGCCACTCCAAGGGCGCCGCGATCGTGGCCGTGCCCACCACCGCACTGGCGGCGGGCATGCTGTGGTTCTTCCGCGACCCCGAGCGTGAGATCACGCAGGGGCGGGTCATCTCCCCCGCCGACGGTGTGGTGCAGAGCATCATGCCGTGGAAGGACGGGCGTACGCGCGTCGCGATCTTCATGAGCCCGTTGAACGTCCACGTCAACCGCGCGCCCCTCGCGGGCACGGTGACCTCGGTGGAGCACATCCCCGGTGGCTACGTTCCGGCGTTCAACAAGGAGAGCGAGAACAACGAGCGCGTCGTCTGGCACTTCGACACCGAGCTCGGCGACATCGAGATGGTGCAGATCGCCGGCGCGGTCGCGCGGCGCATCGTCCCGTACATCCCCCAGGGCACCAAGGTGGAGCAGGGCGAGCGCATCGGCCTCATCCGCTTCGGCTCGCGGGTCGACATCTACCTCCCCGAGGGTGTCGAGGTCGCGGTCGAGGTCGGTCAGGCGACCACGGCGGGGGTGACTCGAATTGACCGTGATTGA